The Paenibacillus sp. RUD330 genome has a segment encoding these proteins:
- a CDS encoding DUF6677 family protein — protein sequence MNNTQSQPKRRWLAGLLAFLLPGGGHLYIGRYGRGLVLLLAVLLDLAALVRFSDATSGSRALLLVYLGMALPALYFVSVFDALQIASRTRLSEDEAGLRPESAGFAPTHSLILVAGGIILFFLIRPTRAVQPRLDWLGDMASGVILLIIAAWMAFRIKPGFFRFGRLSSAALLAACGVLLLWDQVAGRNDIGLLADWWPLLFVLAGIEMLVYQLLERKKPGRRLAAGAGSLLAALLLAGSAYSITQYGGLPFRWLDQYGTGTRMENLSEEKGYSYSMKPVSAVIAEPLNDILVDNPNGDVSVVPSTDPDSREVTVEATLWVDSDNKQEADLVEQKSAVSLSAEGKLHIETKGMPYGANGARMPRFNLRITIPADLETLLSVPGASPSPDPLPAATDLPGENAPAGTEPSPSPEGDAASPSPPPAVPPEQTVKFLLNAGNGSVKLSGIRATGGFVVRNRSGSIEAMDLTGPLEAGTSNGEVKARRITGDAALSAKEGAITASSIHGKLTASTANGNLDINDVRGEALLETKNGFIHVREVSGSVQADTLNGEISLASSVVGGTWDINSSIGEILLSLPADGSYTVDGSVTFGTIRSELPLQIEKKTVKGQIGLGTYRIRVDANSDIRITSYPGPG from the coding sequence ATGAACAATACCCAATCCCAACCGAAACGCCGCTGGCTGGCCGGGCTGCTTGCTTTTTTGCTCCCCGGCGGGGGCCATCTCTATATCGGCCGCTATGGACGCGGCCTGGTCCTATTGCTTGCGGTGCTGCTGGATCTGGCGGCGCTCGTCCGATTTTCCGATGCGACGAGCGGCAGCCGCGCCCTTTTGCTCGTTTATTTGGGAATGGCGCTGCCGGCGCTTTATTTCGTCAGCGTGTTCGATGCCCTGCAGATTGCCAGCCGCACACGCCTGTCTGAAGACGAAGCGGGCCTTCGACCGGAGTCCGCCGGCTTCGCGCCGACTCATAGCCTGATTCTTGTCGCCGGCGGAATCATTCTGTTCTTCCTTATCCGTCCGACAAGAGCGGTCCAGCCAAGACTGGACTGGCTTGGGGATATGGCATCCGGAGTCATTCTCCTGATCATCGCCGCATGGATGGCTTTTCGAATCAAGCCGGGCTTTTTCCGCTTCGGCAGGCTCAGCAGCGCCGCTTTGCTGGCCGCATGCGGAGTTTTGCTGCTGTGGGATCAGGTTGCGGGACGCAATGACATCGGGCTGTTGGCCGACTGGTGGCCTCTCTTGTTCGTCCTGGCCGGAATCGAAATGCTGGTCTACCAGCTGCTGGAGAGGAAAAAGCCTGGCCGCCGGCTGGCGGCAGGCGCGGGCTCCCTTCTTGCAGCGCTGCTGCTTGCGGGTTCAGCCTACTCGATCACCCAATACGGCGGGCTTCCATTCCGATGGCTGGATCAATACGGGACGGGCACGAGGATGGAGAACCTTTCGGAGGAGAAGGGCTATAGCTACAGCATGAAGCCGGTATCCGCCGTAATTGCGGAACCGCTGAACGATATCTTGGTCGACAACCCCAATGGAGACGTTTCGGTCGTGCCTTCGACAGATCCGGACAGCCGGGAAGTAACCGTCGAAGCGACGCTCTGGGTCGATTCCGACAACAAGCAGGAGGCGGATCTGGTGGAGCAAAAATCAGCCGTATCCCTTTCTGCGGAAGGAAAGCTTCACATCGAGACGAAGGGGATGCCTTACGGCGCCAACGGGGCGCGCATGCCGCGTTTCAACCTCCGGATCACGATTCCAGCCGATCTGGAGACACTGCTGTCCGTTCCGGGAGCATCTCCTTCTCCCGATCCTCTTCCGGCTGCAACGGACCTGCCAGGAGAGAATGCTCCCGCTGGTACGGAGCCGTCTCCTTCTCCAGAGGGGGACGCTGCGAGTCCCTCTCCTCCTCCCGCAGTTCCCCCTGAGCAAACGGTCAAATTCCTGCTCAATGCGGGCAACGGCTCCGTCAAGCTAAGCGGCATCCGCGCAACTGGAGGGTTTGTCGTACGCAATCGCAGCGGTTCCATCGAAGCGATGGATTTGACCGGGCCGCTGGAAGCGGGCACTAGCAACGGCGAGGTTAAAGCTCGGAGAATTACCGGAGATGCGGCGCTGTCGGCCAAGGAAGGAGCGATCACAGCCTCGTCGATTCATGGCAAGCTGACCGCTTCCACGGCCAATGGCAATCTGGATATCAACGATGTCCGGGGCGAAGCGCTCCTCGAAACGAAAAACGGATTCATCCATGTCCGTGAAGTCAGCGGAAGCGTGCAGGCGGATACGCTGAATGGAGAAATCAGCCTGGCTAGCTCCGTCGTCGGGGGCACATGGGACATCAACAGCTCCATTGGCGAAATCCTCTTATCGTTGCCGGCGGATGGCTCTTATACGGTTGATGGATCGGTAACCTTCGGGACGATCCGCTCCGAGCTTCCTCTCCAAATCGAGAAAAAGACGGTCAAAGGCCAAATCGGACTCGGTACGTACCGGATCCGGGTCGATGCCAACAGCGACATACGGATTACCTCTTATCCCGGTCCCGGATGA
- the perR gene encoding peroxide-responsive transcriptional repressor PerR, whose amino-acid sequence MGASVEQALEQLKASGVRMTPQRHAILGFLMNSMTHPTADEIYKALSPDFPSMSVATIYNNLRLFVEAGLVRELTYGDDSSRFDADLSDHYHAICKVCGDIVDFEYPPLMEVEQAASRETGFRVEGHRMEIYGVCTQCAKTTVN is encoded by the coding sequence ATGGGAGCCAGCGTTGAGCAAGCTCTGGAGCAGCTGAAGGCAAGCGGCGTCCGCATGACCCCGCAGCGTCACGCGATACTTGGGTTTCTGATGAATTCCATGACTCATCCGACTGCGGACGAGATCTATAAAGCTTTGTCACCCGACTTCCCGAGCATGAGCGTCGCTACGATCTACAACAACCTGCGTTTGTTCGTCGAGGCAGGCTTGGTCAGGGAGCTGACCTATGGGGATGACTCCAGCCGGTTTGATGCCGACTTGTCCGACCACTATCACGCCATATGCAAAGTATGCGGAGATATCGTCGATTTTGAGTATCCCCCTCTCATGGAGGTGGAGCAAGCCGCTTCCAGAGAGACCGGATTCCGTGTCGAAGGACATCGAATGGAAATTTACGGAGTATGCACGCAATGCGCGAAAACGACCGTGAATTGA
- a CDS encoding glycosyl hydrolase family 18 protein, with translation MPSNVQETPVFSVEHPLFYKGHFMEAGALLEGEEIKLPVEAVTSMLGSEIPIRYEADSQSIILTNGSQVLRMKTDTLTAKLGSKPFKLAVAPETRKGVVYVPLTPLKTLYGVQAQLSPTTGAVTLAKGGDSIQYAVPGQKEMAVRNEPSIHSPFIEKVPLEGKLTVWKEEGDWYSVQGPSGYSGYARKSELQLSDKQTTQEPVEQQPELAWKSTGKKINLTWEAVYNVAPDPAKFPAMEGVNVVSPTWFELMDGAGQIRSKADANYTKWARSKGIQVWALFSNGFDPERTTQALANVETRFSMIQQLLAYAKMYQLQGINIDFENVRTSDKGALVQFVRELTPMLHEQGLVVSIDVTPKSNSEMWSLFLDRAELIKSVDYMMLMAYDEHWASSPESGSVASLPWVENSILRLLEDDQIPGSKLILSMPLYTRIWTEKTASDGSVKVSSKAVGMNKIRELIATNKLKPEFDPSTGQNYVQYPVEGGLNRIWIEDKVSLEARIALVHKYGLAGVATWSRSFQADDVWSVIHNGLSNPS, from the coding sequence ATGCCAAGCAACGTGCAGGAGACGCCGGTGTTCTCGGTAGAGCATCCGCTGTTCTATAAAGGCCACTTCATGGAAGCGGGAGCTCTGCTGGAAGGCGAAGAGATCAAGCTTCCGGTCGAAGCCGTCACTTCCATGCTCGGGAGCGAGATTCCGATCCGCTATGAAGCCGATTCGCAATCCATCATTTTAACCAATGGCAGTCAAGTGCTGAGGATGAAAACGGACACTCTCACCGCCAAGCTCGGCAGCAAGCCGTTCAAGCTGGCTGTCGCTCCGGAAACCCGAAAGGGAGTTGTCTATGTGCCTTTGACTCCGCTGAAGACGCTTTACGGCGTCCAAGCGCAACTATCGCCGACGACTGGAGCCGTGACGCTAGCCAAGGGAGGCGACAGCATCCAGTATGCGGTTCCTGGCCAAAAGGAGATGGCTGTCCGCAACGAGCCGAGCATCCATAGCCCTTTTATTGAAAAAGTTCCATTGGAGGGCAAGCTCACGGTCTGGAAGGAAGAAGGAGACTGGTACTCCGTTCAAGGGCCAAGCGGATATAGCGGTTATGCCCGCAAATCGGAGCTTCAGCTGTCGGACAAGCAGACGACCCAAGAGCCTGTCGAGCAGCAGCCTGAACTGGCGTGGAAATCGACCGGTAAGAAGATCAATCTGACTTGGGAAGCGGTGTACAACGTGGCTCCCGATCCGGCCAAGTTCCCTGCCATGGAAGGGGTCAACGTCGTCAGCCCCACCTGGTTCGAATTGATGGACGGGGCCGGACAAATCCGCAGCAAGGCGGATGCCAACTATACCAAATGGGCGAGAAGCAAGGGCATCCAGGTGTGGGCACTGTTCAGCAACGGCTTTGATCCGGAACGGACGACTCAAGCCTTGGCCAACGTCGAGACCCGTTTTTCCATGATCCAGCAGCTTTTGGCCTATGCCAAAATGTACCAGCTTCAAGGCATCAACATCGATTTCGAAAATGTACGGACTTCCGATAAGGGGGCGCTCGTTCAATTCGTGCGCGAGCTGACGCCGATGCTGCATGAGCAGGGTCTTGTCGTTTCCATCGATGTGACGCCGAAGTCCAACAGCGAGATGTGGTCCTTGTTCCTGGATCGGGCCGAATTGATCAAAAGCGTCGACTACATGATGCTCATGGCCTATGACGAGCATTGGGCATCCAGTCCCGAGTCGGGTTCGGTCGCATCGCTGCCATGGGTGGAAAATTCGATTTTGAGGCTGCTGGAAGATGATCAGATTCCAGGCTCCAAGCTGATTTTGAGCATGCCTCTATACACGCGGATCTGGACGGAGAAGACCGCTTCGGACGGATCGGTGAAAGTATCGTCCAAGGCTGTCGGAATGAACAAGATCAGAGAGCTGATCGCGACGAACAAGCTGAAGCCGGAATTTGATCCGTCCACGGGCCAGAATTACGTTCAGTATCCGGTAGAGGGAGGCCTGAACCGGATATGGATCGAAGACAAGGTTTCCCTTGAGGCGCGCATCGCCTTGGTCCACAAATACGGTTTGGCAGGCGTTGCCACATGGAGCCGATCCTTCCAGGCGGATGATGTCTGGTCTGTCATCCACAACGGCCTCAGCAATCCCTCTTGA
- a CDS encoding YgzB family protein — MLLKSSKINEFRLWGLVLILVGMGVMILGTAGIVFWGQTGKVVAAVFMVIGMIALLVSVGIYFWAGMLSTSAVMLICPECGRQTKILGRTDRCMYCKTILTLDKDMATHGLGSEEELPAAAGKTDTGPSAAAPPSSQA; from the coding sequence GTGCTACTTAAATCCAGCAAGATCAACGAGTTCCGTCTGTGGGGGCTTGTCCTCATCCTTGTCGGCATGGGGGTTATGATTCTTGGTACGGCGGGCATCGTTTTCTGGGGCCAGACCGGCAAAGTGGTTGCCGCCGTGTTCATGGTTATCGGCATGATCGCCCTGCTCGTCAGCGTCGGCATCTATTTCTGGGCAGGCATGCTCTCGACCAGCGCGGTCATGCTCATCTGTCCGGAATGCGGACGCCAGACCAAGATTCTTGGACGCACCGACCGCTGCATGTACTGCAAGACGATCCTCACACTGGACAAAGATATGGCGACGCACGGTCTGGGCAGCGAAGAGGAGCTTCCTGCAGCTGCAGGCAAGACCGATACAGGACCGTCAGCAGCCGCTCCGCCATCCTCTCAGGCCTGA
- a CDS encoding nucleotidyltransferase-like protein — MSVSHPYPFHPQIDGLDLLLLVITSSACSRPAIEHLRMEGQRVMIRRTTCVGLEQWVSNGSDSKIIEWLLRGDVVFDKESFLEQIKARISQFPDELMKRKLLVEYEAFLKSCLQAKQNLSDGFQFDAHNDIIKTLNHYAHMELIEAGLHPEPSVWRQMRRFHPGIYKLYEELTTSPETLEQRIQLVLLACEFSLMSKMRSCSSLIFHILETREEPWSIMELASHPAMNGLHVDLTLILQKLVQRGYVREVAVMADPRESDALELRYKLPR; from the coding sequence GTGTCTGTCTCTCATCCCTATCCGTTTCATCCGCAGATCGACGGTTTGGACCTGCTGCTGCTCGTCATCACGAGCTCGGCGTGCAGCCGGCCAGCGATCGAACATTTGCGCATGGAAGGGCAGCGTGTCATGATCCGCCGGACAACCTGCGTGGGCTTGGAGCAATGGGTTTCCAACGGGAGCGACAGCAAGATCATCGAATGGCTGCTGCGAGGAGACGTTGTCTTCGACAAGGAAAGCTTCCTCGAACAGATCAAGGCGCGCATCAGCCAATTCCCGGATGAGCTCATGAAGCGGAAGTTGCTTGTGGAGTATGAGGCTTTCTTGAAATCATGCCTTCAAGCCAAGCAAAACCTCTCGGACGGGTTTCAATTCGATGCTCATAACGATATCATCAAAACATTGAATCATTATGCCCATATGGAGCTGATCGAAGCCGGACTTCATCCGGAGCCTTCCGTTTGGCGGCAGATGAGAAGGTTCCATCCGGGCATTTATAAGCTGTATGAGGAGCTTACGACGAGTCCGGAGACGCTTGAACAGCGCATTCAGCTCGTGCTTCTCGCCTGCGAGTTTTCGCTTATGAGCAAAATGCGATCCTGCTCCTCGCTGATCTTTCATATTCTGGAGACGAGAGAGGAGCCTTGGAGCATCATGGAGCTAGCGAGCCACCCTGCCATGAACGGGCTTCATGTGGACCTTACGCTCATCCTGCAGAAGCTCGTTCAACGAGGGTATGTTCGGGAAGTAGCTGTCATGGCCGACCCCAGGGAATCCGATGCGCTTGAGCTGAGATACAAGCTTCCGAGATAA
- a CDS encoding S-layer homology domain-containing protein has product MKLSKLTTGLTAAALLFSSVSASMQAAPATAASTSFKDVKSSDWYYSSIQKLIMKELVNGFEDGTFKPNKEISRAEFLKLVDLSLQLDIPANLPGKPWYTPYISAAVEAGIHNTSDFNGNWAQPINRQEMARITVRAVDQTLRNTKTSDSQLVYEATKRGILSGLTGGELGLKENSTRAQAMVIVDRVLTVLSGGSLTADKRAASFAEVAFRGTNVETMWGGVIRPFPFTEDISPYAKGTFKQMLVIDLADKNSPYRNLVPSLIRADGNSWSSDYLLAFNVVMAATKTLQNTERYLREMISNPYMNFAAIYPLNSESKLNKLETLKIQKNSKTEIWHLVTVDKKNFTNIKNGNWPFLYFDWSNKQNKIFFEKEGRIFGGGNN; this is encoded by the coding sequence ATGAAACTTTCCAAACTGACCACCGGTCTAACAGCTGCTGCGCTTCTCTTTTCTTCCGTTTCAGCATCCATGCAAGCAGCACCCGCTACGGCCGCCAGCACTTCTTTCAAGGATGTGAAATCCAGCGATTGGTATTACAGCTCGATTCAAAAACTCATCATGAAAGAGCTGGTCAATGGATTCGAAGACGGCACGTTCAAACCCAATAAAGAGATCAGCCGGGCTGAATTCCTAAAGCTTGTTGATTTATCCCTTCAGTTGGATATCCCCGCAAATCTACCCGGCAAGCCCTGGTACACTCCGTATATAAGTGCGGCTGTAGAAGCTGGCATACACAATACATCCGATTTTAATGGAAATTGGGCTCAGCCGATCAACCGCCAGGAAATGGCGCGTATTACAGTGAGAGCCGTTGATCAAACATTGCGAAATACAAAGACTAGCGACTCACAGCTGGTCTATGAAGCCACGAAGCGCGGCATCCTGTCCGGCTTAACCGGCGGCGAGTTGGGTCTGAAAGAAAATTCTACTCGCGCTCAGGCAATGGTTATTGTCGATCGGGTGCTTACGGTTCTTAGTGGCGGGAGTCTGACTGCGGACAAAAGAGCTGCTTCCTTTGCGGAGGTTGCCTTTCGAGGAACAAATGTTGAAACGATGTGGGGAGGAGTAATTAGACCATTTCCATTTACAGAAGATATCTCCCCTTATGCTAAAGGTACATTTAAGCAAATGCTCGTAATAGATTTAGCAGACAAAAATAGTCCTTACAGAAATCTAGTGCCGAGCCTTATCCGAGCGGATGGTAATAGTTGGAGCAGCGATTATCTATTAGCTTTCAATGTAGTCATGGCGGCTACAAAAACATTACAAAATACTGAACGTTACCTCAGAGAGATGATAAGTAACCCTTATATGAATTTCGCAGCCATTTACCCACTAAATTCAGAATCAAAATTAAATAAGCTTGAAACCTTGAAAATACAAAAAAACAGCAAAACCGAAATATGGCATCTCGTTACCGTTGATAAAAAGAACTTTACCAATATTAAAAATGGTAATTGGCCTTTCTTGTACTTTGATTGGTCCAATAAGCAAAACAAGATTTTTTTTGAAAAAGAAGGACGAATCTTCGGTGGTGGTAACAATTGA